The nucleotide window AGGGATTGGCTATTAAAGTATCTGCCTTTGTAATCGTTGGAATACCGACCAACAAAGACAATACTACTATGATATTTAATGCCGTTTTCATATGCCCCCTTTCATGATCTATTTTATAGTATTTACTTCAGTACTATCATCTTCCGGCTTTGGGTCTTGCCATCTGTGCTTAAATGATATATGTAAACCCCGGCGCTGACCTGTCTATTCTTGCTGTCTAACCTGTTCCATTTGACCGTATAGCTCCCAGCCTGCTGTTCACCATTGACCAATGTCTTCACCAACTGGCCCGCGATGTTATAGATGTTCAGTTTGACCCGGCCCGTTTGGGGAAGCTGATAGCTTATTGCCGTCTGGTTCTTGAACGGGTTGGGCGAGTTCTGGAACAATCTGAAATCAGTTATCCTTTCTCTGTTATCCGGCTTGCCAACCACCCCCAGCGGCACCTCCCCGAACTCTGCCATCACCTTCTGGGCCGCCAGTTTTGCTTGCTCCTTGTCCATGAAATACAGCGGGAAACCAAAGAACACCGTCTTGCCCGAGTCCCGCACCGCACAGGCTTTGCCTTCAAACGTACTGCCATTGTTCTTCATGTCCATCACGTAGATGGTATCTGCCCCGGTCAGCGGGGTCAGGGCCTCGATGCTCCGGAACGTCTTGCCCCAGATGGTGGAGGGATATTTCAAAGTATCAACCATGATATCCGGATATCCTCGTAACCCCGCAGCCATCCTGAAAGAATCTGTCGTTCCGGATAATTCGGCCTGGGAGATTTTAAAATGATCATAGGCTATGTCCCCCGCGGAATAATTTGCGGGATAGGTAGTAGTGTTATGGATATTGCTTGATGGTTTCCAACCGGCAAACCAAAGCTTACCGCCGGCAGCCAGGTAGGCCTTCATATCAGCCACTGCCCCCGGGGCCAGCAATCCGGCATAATCATCGGCAAACCAAACCACAGTTGAGTATGGTCCAAAGTCCCCCAGTATAGGCCTTTGAGAGGAAAGACCGTACTCGTAAGGTTCGTAATCATAGCCCGTCATTATGTAGTTGTATAAACTGTCCTGCTGGGCGTCTCTTGGAAAGCTTCCCGTCGTCCAGTTGTTGGTCTCGTCCACCATAATGATCCCCTGATCCAGGGTGATCGGACGGCAGTAGACCGAATCCGATAGCGGGCTTTTGTTGCCGTCTGAATCTTTGGCCTGCACTTTGTAAAAGTACCGGCTGGCACCGGACAGCGGTTTGTCCAGTAAAAAAGTGTCGGTGGTGCTGGCCAGGCTTTCGAACAAAGAGCCGTCAACCCTGCGGTAGACATCATAACCCGCCAGATCCAGCTCCAGATTTTTGCTCCAATCCAGCGAAACACCAGAATCCACCGGGACGGGGGTCAGACCAGATGGTGCTAAGGGAAAAGCTTTGGGTGTGCCTGATTTTTCAACTGCAGCGTAACTACATGTACCATCTGATGCCACAGCTCGCATTATAATATAATAGGTTGTATCCGAAATCAGCCCATTTATCGTATCTAATGAAGCATCCTTTCCGAGAATGTAGGAACTGTCTGAATAAATCCCGCTGGTCTTACCCCAATAAACATAATAACCTTCAATGTCGCTTTCTTGACTTGGTTCCCAAATCAATTGCAAACTGCTTCCGTTGCCTATATCAGCGACGAATGGTTCGACAGGATTTGGGTACTGCGATATGATCGCCATTAAGGCCACAGCAGCCTTGGTGTTTTTTGTATAAATATCCGCAGATAAAGTTTTTAACGAATCGGTTAAGCGGTGAATATTAGGATTTAAAGCTGGTTCTTCAAAAGCCAGGGTTGGAAACCCTAATTCCGCAAAACTCCAATCATCACAACCGGTAAAACTTTCGCACAAATATTGGTAATCTG belongs to candidate division TA06 bacterium and includes:
- a CDS encoding M28 family peptidase; this translates as MATLLALLLLATEALCSTVLISVELPTIESKKAWHQLKIPTYELIGNTAITEIEESQVGSLKQKGYLIEIIDRQPETSKCMVISKNEKAQGPKEKPIWQNGQAAIIKPLSKGHDLDLEYKHITRPMNIKPLGDRFWKSVTTKYVTLKSVPYDPFIQSLVDQVNADSITSYIQRLQDFRTRFSLTDSSTAASQWLVDKLTGWGYVAEYDSFYLEIWHHYIDTSYFIDSGYTRNVIASKIGLMDPNSISIISGHYDSYSEYDELISQVTSPGADDNASGTAGAMEVSRVLSGTNLRKTIMFCGWAAEEQGILGSKHYATYADSACMNVANMFNMDMVGFKSDTIIDGKLSSPKGWLRDLALQVIPSYVSDYQYLCESFTGCDDWSFAELGFPTLAFEEPALNPNIHRLTDSLKTLSADIYTKNTKAAVALMAIISQYPNPVEPFVADIGNGSSLQLIWEPSQESDIEGYYVYWGKTSGIYSDSSYILGKDASLDTINGLISDTTYYIIMRAVASDGTCSYAAVEKSGTPKAFPLAPSGLTPVPVDSGVSLDWSKNLELDLAGYDVYRRVDGSLFESLASTTDTFLLDKPLSGASRYFYKVQAKDSDGNKSPLSDSVYCRPITLDQGIIMVDETNNWTTGSFPRDAQQDSLYNYIMTGYDYEPYEYGLSSQRPILGDFGPYSTVVWFADDYAGLLAPGAVADMKAYLAAGGKLWFAGWKPSSNIHNTTTYPANYSAGDIAYDHFKISQAELSGTTDSFRMAAGLRGYPDIMVDTLKYPSTIWGKTFRSIEALTPLTGADTIYVMDMKNNGSTFEGKACAVRDSGKTVFFGFPLYFMDKEQAKLAAQKVMAEFGEVPLGVVGKPDNRERITDFRLFQNSPNPFKNQTAISYQLPQTGRVKLNIYNIAGQLVKTLVNGEQQAGSYTVKWNRLDSKNRQVSAGVYIYHLSTDGKTQSRKMIVLK